In the Afipia sp. GAS231 genome, GGTTCACGGCGCCGCACGGTTCTGATTTGTATCAATGCGGCCTCCGGCGTATTCTGATTTCCATCCCGTCCTTGCCAGATAGAGATTACAGCCATGTCCCCGGTCTCATTGCTCCTGAATGTTCTCTGGATCGTGCTTGGCGGCGCGTGGATGGCGTTCGGCTGGCTGGTCGCCGCCGTCGTCATGGCGATCACGATCGTCGGCATTCCCTGGGCGCGGGCCGCATTCAACATTGCGGCCTACACGCTGTTCCCGTTCGGCTCCCGGGCGGTGTCGCGTGCGGTCTACACCGGACAGGAGGATGTCGGCACCGGTCCGCTCGGCGTCATCGGCAACATCATCTGGCTGGTGCTGGCGGGATGGTGGCTGGCGCTCGGGCACGTCATCACGGCGGTCCTGATGGCGGTGACCATCATCGGCATTCCCTTTGCGTGGGCGCATCTGAAGCTTGCCGGCATCGCGCTGTGGCCGATCGGCAAGGTTATCGTCCCCGCGTGATCTAAATGGGAGATCCAGCCGAGGCCACCTTTTCGGGCGGCTTCAGCCGCTCGAATTCATCGTCGCTGATCTCGGTCTGACCGACCAGCACGCTGCAGCGCAGGCGCTTGACCAGGTAGCTGCCGATCGAGCCGAACCAGCGCGCCAGCGGCCCTTGCGGGCGATGACCGACGACAACGAGATGGGCGCCGATTTCCTCGGCGACTTCGGCTATTTTCTGGCCGGCGTCGCCGACCTCGAGACGCGAGGTGGGGGAGAAGCCCAGCGCCCTCAGGCGGTCCGCGCCTTCATTCAGGATGGCCCGGTAGTCCTCGGTCTGCAGCTCGATCGGTATCGTCAGCCCGGCCTCGGGCGTCATGATCGAGGAAACCTCGACGACAGCCAGCAGAAAAACCTCGGCCCGGCAGAGCTGCGCCAGCTTCGCACCCTCGCGCAACGCACGCCGTCCCTCAACGGATCCGTCATAGGCGAGAAGAACCTTCTTATACATCGGACGTCCCCATCGATGGTGAGAAGATCAACGCGCCAAGCCTAGCACCAATTGGCCGGAACGGATGCGTTTTTTGGCAGGAAACGCGCCCCGAATAGTGCCACCTTAGTCGTCCCCACCCCCGGAAGGGCCGTTGCCCCTGCCGGGCCAATCGGCTAAATGATGCCCTGTTGCACCCGTAGCTCAGCTGGATAGAGCGTTGCCCTCCGAAGGCAAAGGTCACACGTTCGAATCGTGTCGGGTGCGCCATATTTCATCGTTACGCCGGGCCGCCGCGGGCTCCCGCCAAAAATATCGAAAACAACCCCATGCAAAGTAGCCGGGCGGTCGCCGGAACCGGCGCTTTGAGCCGATACTTGACACGTCGGGCAAATCAGCGGCACGACTTCATCATCGCAAAATCCGTTAAAGCGACCATGGGCGCGCAACGGCCGCGGTTCGGTGACGTCATGCGAAACTCCCTCACCTATGATTGGACGCTGCATCGTGACAGCTTCAATGCATCGATGGGATCATATTCCGCGAGGGTACACCATTGAGGACGAGCTGCCGATGGAAATTGAAGGCAGCCAGCAGGTGAAAGGCGGGCGGCGGCTCGTCGTCGAGCCGTGATTCACAATAGTTTGGTGCACTGTCACCGTAATTTCCGCGCCAAGTTCAAGTTCCGGGCCCTGTCTAGATTGCGGGTCTGGGCCAGCGCGGCCGCGCTCGGCAAGAGGGCCGACGCAAGGTCGGTCCCGGTGAAATCGGCGCCGGCGAGATTGGCGTCGGATAAGTCGGCTCCCGCAAGGTCAGCGTGGTTGAGATCGCAATTCGCCAAATTCGCGTTCTGCAGCTTCGCGAATTCGAGATCGGCGCGCGAGAGATTGGCGCCGTTCAGATCCGCATTCCTAAGATCGGCGGATTTGAGTACGCCACGCATCAGGCCCATCGATTGGTTGCGCATGTCAGCGCTCAAATCGGCGCCCGCAAGCTTGGCCCCGATCAGGCTGGCACCGGAAAGATCTGCGGTTATGCGAGCGCCGCTCAAATCGGCGCCGCCAAGCCTGGCGCGCTGCATCTGTGTGCCGAGCAGCGATGCCTTTGCGAGAGACGCCTCCGTCAAATCGGCGTCGATCAGCCAAGCCTGGTTCAGGATGGCCCGATCGAAGCGCGCGCCTTTAAGGCTGGTCCCGATGAACTTTGCGAGGCGAAGATTGCCGCCGGAGAAGTCGAGGCCCGAGAGATCGAGGTGCGAGAGCCGCTTTCCTTGCAAATCTGCAGAGCGTTGGCCCGCAGCGTCTTGAGGCGCCGCCTTGAGAAGCGCCTCGACCTCGGCGCGCGTCATCTCCGATGTCGACATTTCGGGACTGTTGAGATCGACGCTGCGCAGCATGTCCTGCGACACGGCGTCAATCGGATTGACCAGCAGCGCCGTCATCGACACAAGAGCAAATGCGAGACGAAACAGCATCGCCGTCTCTCCGCTTTCCAGTAGCCCGGTATTGTCTCTTGCATTTGGTCGGGTTGGTCGCACCGTCAGGTTGGCTGGTCGAGGTGCGCCTCCGGCTCATGCCAGAGTATGAAACCCGATCATGATCCTGGCAATGCTCGTGACCGCCCCGTCCGAGGCAAAAGCTGCCCGCGAGGGCGAGGTGCCAGATCGCAGTCCTGGCGATTTGGAGCGCGCAACCAGGACGCTGCATCATAGGGCTACGGCAAAACAATAGTGCCCATCTTCATCGGCCGTGGTGCGCCATTTTGTTGCGGCGAAGACCTTGCCGGCCTATGCGCCTTCACGCGGGGTGTCTCACTGTGACGCCGTAGCTCTCGCCCAAAAATATCGAAAACAACCCCACGCAAAGCAGCCGGCGACCGCCGGAACCGGCGATTTGAGCCGACACGCGACCCGTCGGGCAAATCAGCTGCACTTTTCAATTATCGCAAAATGAGAACGGCTACCGCGCTGCCCGGTTTGGCAAGCACTCGCGGAAGGATTCCACGCACCCGCTTAACGATGAGACAAGGACGGCAGCGCGTCACACCGCGCTGGATCCGCCCACCACGATCTTCTCGTTCAGCTTCTGATCGACGATATCGACGGTGCGGTCGATCTCGGCGCTGGCCGCGCCGAGCTGATGCGAAATCAACTTCACCAGCAGGTCGACCCGCTCGATGAAGGGCGCGCCGCTGGCGACGGCCCGGGCCGCCGACGACGGCTTGAGCAGGCTTTCCGCCGCCTTGGCGTATTTCGCGAACGGCACCTGATCCTGCGGATCGGCGCCCAAACGCCGGGCGACCGAGTCGACATGGTCATAGATCGATTGCGACAGCTTCAGATCGCCATGCACGGCATCGCGGATCGACTGCGGCTCGTGCGGGGTGATGCAGCGGTAATTGCCGGTCAGCAGCATCGACCACTTCGCCAGCGGCACGAACAGCGAATCGAACACCTTGAGCTTGACCGGAACGTCGTGGCCGTCCAGCCGCACCGCGTCGATATCGGCTTCGAGTTCGCGCAGCAGCTTGTTGTGCGCCGCGTCCTCGAATATCGAGGCCTTGAAGTTGGTCGGCAGGCCGACGTGAAGCACGTTCGCGGCCTCTTCCGGCGGGCGGAACGCCTGCGGATCGGGCGAGCACAGCGACACCAGCCCCGGCGTGAAGCGCTCCCACACCTGGGCGTTGGTATAGGCCTCTTCCAGATCCATGCCCGCCAGCGCCGGGATGCGCTTCAGATAGGGCAGTGGCGGCATGTTCATGATCGACAGGCACGGCAGCTTGGCCGCGGCGATCTTGACCATCAGCACGCGGACGGAGTGGTTGGCGTATTGCGGCTCCTGCATCGCCAGGCAAACCAGATCGTAGCGGGACACGTTGACGTCCTGAGGCGTAACCGCATCGAGTTTGCCGGGCAGGTCGCGCGAGAAGATGGCGCGGTGGACGGCTTCGTCGCGCAGCTTGATGCGGACTTCGGTGCCGTCGCGGTTGATCAGTTCGGCGGTCTTGCTGCGGCAGACCAGCGAGACGTTATGACCGGCCATCAACAGCTTGGTCGCCAGCAACGAGCCGTACGAGGCCCCAAGGATCAGAATGTTACGCGCCATGATCTCTCTTCCAAAAACAGAGCTCGATTTTCAGTGCCGGAATTTTCAAGGTCACCCCAAACCTACCGGAAGTCCGCCAAAGGTCCGCGTGGGCCGCGGAACGAAAGAGGTCGGGACTGACGGTCCAGGACTGGCCCCACCACGAGGGTACCGCCCGGTCAGTTCAGGAGTTGGGCGCGTTTATCGCAAATTGCGAGGCAGTACAATCGTACGACCGTTCTCGTTTTATCCCGCCGGATACCTGCGTGCCGCTTGCCGCGGTGGCGAAGCGAAGCGGCGATATTGCCCATTTCTGCCGAACGTGGCACGGCAGTGCTCAACGCCCCCTAAGGACGGTGCGGCAAGGAGTGAGTAGCAATGGCTGAAGCCGATCTCGACGTCATCATCCGGCAAATCGCAAAGGCGCAGAGCAAGAGCGTGATGGCGGCCGCCAAGAAGCGGCGCGGCCAGATCATGGCCCGCGCGGCCAAGGCCAAGACCAGGGAAGCCCGGGATCAATTCCGGCTGGTCGCCAAGAGCACGATGCTGCTCGGCGCCGCCGCGGCCAAGCGGCTGCAAATCTCGGCCGAGAACACCGCCGACAGCTATGCCCGGGCGATCAAGAACGCCGAGGAAGAGGCGGCTGAAGCCGCGAAGAAGGCTGCGGCCGCGAAGAAGCCGGCCAAGAAGGCCAAGAAGACCGCGAAGAAAGAGGGCTGACAGCCAGTCATTCTCCGTCATGCCCGGCCTTGCCGCCTTCGCTAAAGCTTCGGCGAGCCAGACAGACAAGGCCTTGGCGTAGCCGGGTGCCGGGCATCCACGTCCTTCTCTTTTGCAAAACAAGACGTGGATGGCCGGGTCAAGCCCGGCCATGACGACAGGGGGGGGGTCCGTTTTCAGTCAGACCACCTGGTCGCTCAAGCCGGCCTGGCGCCGCGGTAAATGCCGCGCTCGAACTGACGATAAACGTTCAGCGCACGGCGGTCGGCGAATGGCAGGATCTGCATCATGATCACGCCGGCGATGCGCGACGCCGGATCGATCCAGTAATAGGTGTTGTAGAGACCGGCCCAGGTCTGGCTGCCGGCCGCACGGCCCTCGCGGACCGGATCGATGTTGATCATGCCGGCAAGGCCCCAGCGCAGGCGAATGCCTGGAAAGAAATCAACGTCATTGGACAATGCCGGACTGGTCGTCCTGAGGATTCCGGCGGCGATGTCGCCGATCTGATTGGTGGACATCCCCTCCACGGTCTGTGGCCGGAGAATCCGTTTTCCCGGAAGCCCGCCACCGTTCAAGATCGCCTGCAGCAAGGTCAGGTAATCCGGCGCGGTCGACTTGATACCACCGCCGCCGGAAAACTCTTTCGGCTCGGCCTGCTTCACCAGAGGCTGCGCCGCGAGTGTTCCGTCCGGTTTGCGAATGTGCAGGTTGGCCTGACGCGCGCGCTGCGCGTCCGTGGTCGCGTAGGCCGTGTCGCGCATGCCGAGCGGATCAAGGATATTGTCGCGAAAATAGCGATCCAGCGTTTGGCCGCTGACGATTTCCACCAGGTGCCCCACCCGGTCGAGACTGCCGCCATAGGCCCATCGCGTGTCCGGATCGAACATCAGCGGCGTGCGCGGCAGCGCCGGATCGTTGCGGGCTATCTTGCCGTAGCGAAGGACGTTCGCGTCCCACAATTGATAGCTGAAGCCGGAGGTGTGGGTCAGCAGTTGGCGCAGCGTGATCGGCTTTCGCGCAGGCCGCAGTTGCGGGGTGCCCTTTGCATCGAAGCCGTCGAGCACTTGCGGCGCGTCGAGCGTCGGATCGATTCGTGCTGCGGGTTCATCCAGCGTCAGCTTGCCGCGTTCGACCAGTTGCATGGCCGCGACGGAGGTCAGCAGTTTGGTCATCGACGCAATAGCAAAGACGGTGTCGAGCGACATCGTCGCAGACGTGCCTTTCGCCCGAACGCCGAACGCGCCCTGGTAGATCACGGAGTCTTTCGTCGCCGCCATGGCGACGACGCCCGGCGCGTCGCCGGCATCGACCCGCGCCTTCAGGATGGCGTCGATGTCGGTGGTGCGAGGGGCAGCGGCAATGGCCGGCGCGGAAACGCGGGGAAGCGCGCTCGCAGCGGCAACGGCTCCCGTGAACAACAGCGTGTCGCGCCGGCTGAGCCGCATCGCGTTTCCCCTGGTTTTTATTTGGGCATGATCTCTCCGGAAAACCGGTACCCACTTTTCCGGATCATGCTCTAACGAACCCCGAGCATTTCCTTCAGCTTCATCACCGCGCTGTCGGGCGTGGTCAGCACCGGACGTCCGGTTGCCGCGGCGACCTGTTCCGCCGCGGGCGCCATGCTGTATTGAGCGAGCGCGATCAGGTCGCAGTCGCGCAGCTCCTTGGAGGCTTCCACGACCAGACGATCATGCGTGGCGCGGTCGCCGCGGTCGAGCGCGGCCATGGCGCCTTCCGCGAGTTTTGGAACGATCTGGATCGAGGGTGGAAACTCGCGCGGCATCGACGCCAGGGTCGGCGGGAACGACGACAACAGGCCGATCCTTTTCCCTTTGGCGGCGGCCTGTTCGATCATGGCCTCGTTGGGCTTGAGCACCGGCATCGGCGCATGCGCGCGGGCGACGGCTTCGATGCAGGGGCCGAAGGCCGAGCAGGTGAACAGGATCGCGTCCGAACCGGTACCAACAGCGTAACGCCCGAGCCCGAGGAAGCGCTCGGTCATGGCGTCGGAAAGCCCGCCGTCGCGCGCAAGGTCGGCCGACAGGCTGTCGTCCATCAGGTTCATCAGCCGGGCTTCCGGCCAAAGTTTCATGAATGAGGCCTCGATCGGCACAATCGAATGCTTCAGGGCATGGACGAGGGTGATGCGCATGTCGGCATGTAATGGCGGCGGCGCAGCGGGTGTCAACCCGTTGCGCTATTAATGGGCTCGTCATTCCGGGGCGCGAAGCGAACCCGGAATCTCGAGATTCCGGGTCTGGTCCTTCGGACCATCCCGGAATGACGGGCTTCTCAGCTCGTCAGCTCACTTGAACGGGAGGGCGTACATCAAGCCGCCCTTGGTCCAGGTCGCGTTCAGGCCGCGTTCGAGCTTCAGCGGGCTCGCTTTGCCCACATTGCGTTCGAACATCTCGCCGTAATTGCCGCCGGCCTTGATCGCCTGCAGCATCCACTTGTTGTCGAGGCCAAGGCGCGATCCGAGATCGCCGGCGGAACCGAGCAGGCGCTGGATCGCGGGTGTCGTGGACTTGGTCATTTCGTCGGCATTGGCAGCGGTGACGCCGAGTTCCTCGGCCTCGATCAGGCCGTAATGCAGCCAGGCGATGATGTCGGTCCAGACGTCGTCGCCGCCGCGGGTAAACGGCCCGAGCGGCTCCTTGCTGATGGTCTGCGGCAGGACGGTATAATCGGCCGGATTTTGCGCCTGGGTGGTGACCGAGCCGGCGAGCGCCGAAGCATCCTGGGTCATGGCATCGCAGCGCCCGCCAAAGAAGGTCTGCAGCATCGTGTCGGTGCGATCGAATACCAGCGGCTTCCACTCGATTCCGTTGGCGCGGCCGTAATCGCCGAGCGTCACCTCGTGGGTAGTGCCCTGCGCGACGCACACCGTGGCGCCGTTCAGCCCCTTCAAGTCCTTGACGCCGCTGTCGGCGCGCACCACGAAGCCCTGGCCGTCATAGAAATTGACCGGTCCCTGCCGCAGGCCGAGCGTGACGCCGCGCAGATAAGTCTGCGTGGAATTGCGGTAGAGCACGTCGATTTCGCCGGACTGCAACGCCGTGAAGCGGTTCTGCGCCGTCAGCGCGACATAGCGCACCTTGCTGGCGTCACCGAGCACGCCGGCAGCCAAAGCCCGGCAGTAATCGACGTCGAGCCCCTTGTAATTGCCCTGGGAGTCCGGCGTGGAAAATCCGGCGAAGCCGGCGCTGACGCCGCACACCAGCGTGCCGCGCTGCTTGATCGTATCGAGCGTTGCCGCCGACGCCGCCAAACTGCACGTGGCGAGCAAACCTGTAGCGATGAAAATTCTCTTCATTCTGCTCCTCCTAATGACCAATACTTTTCAACGCAGCGTCGACGGCCTGGCCAAGCCGGTCAACGATCATGTCGATATCCTCGGATGTCGAAATATAAGGCGGCGCCAGCAACACGTGGTCGCCGCGGCGGCCATCCGCCGTTCCGCCCGCGGGATAACAGGCAAGGCCACGCTCGAAGGCGGCCGCTTTGATCCGCGCGTTGAGTTTGAGCGCGGGATCGAACGGTTCACGGCTGGCGCGATCGGCCACCAGTTCGATCGCCTGGAACAGGCCGCGTCCCCTGATATCGCCGACATGCCGGTGATTGCCGAAGCGTTCGGTCAGCCGCCGCTCGAGCTGGCCGCCGAGATCCTTGACCCGCTCGAGCAGGTTTTCGTCATCGATCACGCGCTGCACTTCCAGCGCCGCCGCACAGGCCAGCGGATGCGCCAGATAGGTATGGCCGTGCTGGAACGAACCCGAACCCTGCCGGATGGTGTCGATGATGCGATCGCTGGCGAGCATCGCGCCGATCGGCTGATAGCCGCCGCCGAGGCCCTTGGCGATGGCCTGGATATCGGGCGCAATGCCTTCCTGCTCCCACGCATGGCGCGTGCCGGTGCGGCCCATGCCGCACATCACCTCGTCGAGAATGACGAGCGCACCATGCCTGCGACAGATCTCGCTGACGGCGCGGAAATAGCCTTCCGGCGCCGGCACGCATCCGGCAGTGGCGCCCACCACGGGCTCGGCGATAAATGCCGCTACCGTGTCGGGGCCGAGCCGCTGGAATTCCGCCTCCAGTTCGGCGGCCAGCCGGGCGACGAAATCCGCCTCGGACTCGCTGTCGTGTTTCTCATGGTAGGCGAAAGCCGGCGTCACATGGCTGAACGCCTGCGACAACAACGGCGCATAGGGCTCGCGCCGCCAGGCGTTGCCGCCGGCGGCCAGCGCGCCCAGCGTATTGCCATGATAGCTCTGGCGTCGCGCGATGAAGCGCTGGCGCTGCGGCTGACCACTCTCGATGAAATATTGCCGCGCCAGCTTGATGCTGGCCTCGATCGCTTCCGAGCCGCCGCTGACGAAATAGGCGTAAGCCAGGCCGCCGGGCTCATCGCCGACGATTTTTTCGGCCAGCGCCTCGGCCGGCTCCGACGAGAAGAAGCCGGTATGGGCATAGGCCAGCTTCGAGGCCTGCCGGGACATCGCTTCGAGCACGCGCGGGTGCTGATGACCGAGACAGGACACGGCGGCACCGCCGGACGCATCGAGAATACGCCTGCCATCCTCAGCGATCAGCCAGACGCCCTCGCCGCCGACGGCTTTCGGCGGGGTTTCTCGCAGACTACGGTGCAGCACCCGGCTCTTGGCGGCCATGATGATCAACCTTTCTCGGCAACATATTGCGACATCGCAGCCAACCGGCCTTCGGTCTCTTCGAGACGCCGTTTGGCGCCCGCGCCGCCCAGCACGAAGGTGACGGCGGCGAGCGACTGCGCAATGGCGACGGCGCCGGTCAGGCTGGGGAAGAACCCCGGCGACGAGGCCGCCTCGTACAACAGCACATGATCGGCCCCCTCCGCCATCGGCGCCGCGATCGTATCGGCAATTGCGATCAGGGTAGCCCGAGACTCGTGCGCGGCGCGCGCCGACAGCACGCTTGCGGTGGAATAGGGCGCAAAACCAATCACCACGACCGCGTCGCCGGCGCGGAAGGCGCCGAGGTCGAGATCTTCCGGACCGGAGCCGCCGACCAGTTGCACCTCGTCCGCGCGAAACAGACGAAGCTGATAGTTGAGCAGTTCAGCCACGCTGCGGCAGCTGCGAAAGCCGGCGATCCAGATCCGGCGCGCGGCGTGCAAAGCCTTGGCGGCATTGGCGACGGAGCCGGCCGAGATCCGCGAAAGACCCGCCGCCTCCGCATCGAGCTTGCCGGTGATCAAGGAGACATCGGAATGCGGGCCGCGCCGCCGCTCCCGGGTCCGCGCTGAAAAGGGCGAAGGTTGCGCGGGCCGGCGCGCCTCGGTGAGCGCGGCGCGCAACTCATCCCAACCGGAATAACCCAGCGCCTTGGCCAGGCGGGTAAAGGACGCTGGATCGGCGCCCGCTTCGGCGGCCAAATCGCGCATCGAGCGCGTCGTCGCGTCGTAGTCGTTGGCGGCGACGAAGCGCCCGACCTGCTGCAGCCGCATTGGCAGCGACGGCAGGGCACTGCATAATTCGGTCAGGGGCGAGGTTTTCGGAAGCGGCTGCGCCATGAAACATATGTTGCACAAGCCTCAGTTTGGTGCAACATATGAAACACGCGTAAAAGCGTATGGCCGAAGATCGCTGCTTTCAAGAAGGATCCTTGTGCTGTGACGACATCCACGCCCAAACTGCCTCGCCGCAGGTTGCCGCACCTCTCGCTGAACCGCCATCAGGTCACGGGGCTGGTCTGGCAAATCGTGGTGGTCGGGATCGCCATTGCGGTCATTGCCTGGCTTTGGTCGAACGCCCTTCATAATCTGTCGGTACGCCGGATCTCGACCGGATTTGCCTTTCTCGGCCGCGAGGCGGGGATGCCGATTGCGGATTCCTGGCTCGCCTACAGCCCGAAGAATACCTATCTGCGCGCCTTCCTCGTCGGCATCGTCAACACGCTGCGCGTCGCTGTCATCGGCATCGTGCTGGCGACCGTGCTCGGCACCCTGATCGGGATCGCACGGCTGTCGAAGAACTGGCTGTTGTCGCGACTGGCCGCGGTCTATGTCGAGATGCTCCGCGACATTCCGCTGCTGCTGCAACTGTTGTTCTGGTACGTGCTGATGCAGGGCCTTCCGGCGGCGCGCGCCGCCTGGAAGCCGATCGAAGGCGTCTTCCTTTCCAACCGGGGCCTGGTGCTGCCCTCGATTCCGATCGACGAAGCGAACCTCTGGGTGATCGCCGCCGCCGTGGCCGGGCTGGTTGCGCTCTATCTGGTGCGGCGGCAATTGATTGCGCGGCAGCTCGTCGACGGCAAGCCCCGCCATCTCTGGCCCTACGCGCTCGCGCTGGTCGTGGGATGGCCGGCGCTGGTGTCGGTGGCGCTCGGCGCCTCCTGGACCATCTTGATGCCTGAACTGCGCGGCTTCAACTTCGTCAACGGGCTCACCTTGGCGCCGGAATATTTCGCGCTGCTGATCGCGCTCGTCACCTATACCTCGGCCTTTATCGCCGAGATCGTGCGCAGCGGCATCCAGGCCGTTCCGCGGGGGCAGTGGGATGCCGCCAATGCGCTCGGCCTGAAGAAGAGTTTTGTGCTTCAGCGCATCGTGTTGCCGCAGGCGTTGCGCGTCATCATTCCACCGATGACAAGCCAGTACCTGAACCTGACCAAGAACTCGTCGCTGGCGGTCGCGGTCGGATACCAGGACGTGGTGTCGATCGCGAACACGACGCTGAACCAGACCGGCCAGGCCATCGAGGCGATCGCGCTGATCATGACGGTGTTCCTGACCATCAGCCTCGGCATCAGCTTCTTCATGAACTGGTACAATGCGCGCATCGCGCTGGTGGAGCGCTGATCCCATGACCGCGGTCACGGATATTCCGCAAAGCCCGCTCCCCGTCGACCGGCCGCGCACCCGCAGGCCGCCGCCGGGGGGCCCGATCATCTTCTGGTTACGCGCCAATCTGTTCGGCTCGATCCCCTCGACCATCGTTTCCCTGCTGCTGATTGGCGTGCTGGCAAAGGCGTTCGTCAGCCTCGTGCAGTGGGGATTCTGGAATGCGGTCTTTACCGTGCCAGGCGACCAGACCGCCGCCTGCCGCGCGATCCGCGGCCTCGGCGCCTGCTGGGCGGTGATCCCGGAAAAATATCGCTTCATTCTGTTCGGCACCTACCCCTTCGATCAGCAATGGCGGCCGGCGCTGGCGACGCTGACATTCATCGCGCTGTTCTTCGTGTCGAGCCGGCGCAGCTTCTGGCGCAGGGAGCTGGTGCTGGTGTGGGCGGCCGCGCTGGTCGTGATCGGCCTGTTGATGTGGGGCGGCGTCCCCGGACTGCCGTTTGTTTCCCAGGACCGCTGGGGCGGCCTGCCGGTGACGCTGATCCTCGCTACCTTCGGGCTCGCCTTCGGCTTTCCGCTCGGCATTTTGGTCGCGCTCGGCCGCCGCTCAAAACTTCCGGCGATCCGCTCGCTCTGCGTCCTCTATGTCGAGTTGATCCGCGGCGTTCCCCTGATCAGCCTGCTGTTCATGGCCAGCGTGATGTTTCCGCTGTTCCTGCCCGACGGCGTCAACATCGACAAACTGCTGCGGGCGCAAATCGCCTTCGTGCTGTTTGCCGGCGCCTATCTGGCGGAAGTGATCCGCGGCGGGTTGCAGGCGGTGCCGAGAGGGCAGCACGACGCCGCCGACGCGCTCGGGCTCTCGTACTGGAAGAAGAACGG is a window encoding:
- a CDS encoding ketopantoate reductase family protein, whose product is MARNILILGASYGSLLATKLLMAGHNVSLVCRSKTAELINRDGTEVRIKLRDEAVHRAIFSRDLPGKLDAVTPQDVNVSRYDLVCLAMQEPQYANHSVRVLMVKIAAAKLPCLSIMNMPPLPYLKRIPALAGMDLEEAYTNAQVWERFTPGLVSLCSPDPQAFRPPEEAANVLHVGLPTNFKASIFEDAAHNKLLRELEADIDAVRLDGHDVPVKLKVFDSLFVPLAKWSMLLTGNYRCITPHEPQSIRDAVHGDLKLSQSIYDHVDSVARRLGADPQDQVPFAKYAKAAESLLKPSSAARAVASGAPFIERVDLLVKLISHQLGAASAEIDRTVDIVDQKLNEKIVVGGSSAV
- a CDS encoding universal stress protein — protein: MYKKVLLAYDGSVEGRRALREGAKLAQLCRAEVFLLAVVEVSSIMTPEAGLTIPIELQTEDYRAILNEGADRLRALGFSPTSRLEVGDAGQKIAEVAEEIGAHLVVVGHRPQGPLARWFGSIGSYLVKRLRCSVLVGQTEISDDEFERLKPPEKVASAGSPI
- a CDS encoding YccF domain-containing protein yields the protein MSPVSLLLNVLWIVLGGAWMAFGWLVAAVVMAITIVGIPWARAAFNIAAYTLFPFGSRAVSRAVYTGQEDVGTGPLGVIGNIIWLVLAGWWLALGHVITAVLMAVTIIGIPFAWAHLKLAGIALWPIGKVIVPA
- a CDS encoding serine hydrolase, with protein sequence MRLSRRDTLLFTGAVAAASALPRVSAPAIAAAPRTTDIDAILKARVDAGDAPGVVAMAATKDSVIYQGAFGVRAKGTSATMSLDTVFAIASMTKLLTSVAAMQLVERGKLTLDEPAARIDPTLDAPQVLDGFDAKGTPQLRPARKPITLRQLLTHTSGFSYQLWDANVLRYGKIARNDPALPRTPLMFDPDTRWAYGGSLDRVGHLVEIVSGQTLDRYFRDNILDPLGMRDTAYATTDAQRARQANLHIRKPDGTLAAQPLVKQAEPKEFSGGGGIKSTAPDYLTLLQAILNGGGLPGKRILRPQTVEGMSTNQIGDIAAGILRTTSPALSNDVDFFPGIRLRWGLAGMINIDPVREGRAAGSQTWAGLYNTYYWIDPASRIAGVIMMQILPFADRRALNVYRQFERGIYRGARPA
- a CDS encoding MurR/RpiR family transcriptional regulator: MAQPLPKTSPLTELCSALPSLPMRLQQVGRFVAANDYDATTRSMRDLAAEAGADPASFTRLAKALGYSGWDELRAALTEARRPAQPSPFSARTRERRRGPHSDVSLITGKLDAEAAGLSRISAGSVANAAKALHAARRIWIAGFRSCRSVAELLNYQLRLFRADEVQLVGGSGPEDLDLGAFRAGDAVVVIGFAPYSTASVLSARAAHESRATLIAIADTIAAPMAEGADHVLLYEAASSPGFFPSLTGAVAIAQSLAAVTFVLGGAGAKRRLEETEGRLAAMSQYVAEKG
- a CDS encoding aspartate aminotransferase family protein translates to MAAKSRVLHRSLRETPPKAVGGEGVWLIAEDGRRILDASGGAAVSCLGHQHPRVLEAMSRQASKLAYAHTGFFSSEPAEALAEKIVGDEPGGLAYAYFVSGGSEAIEASIKLARQYFIESGQPQRQRFIARRQSYHGNTLGALAAGGNAWRREPYAPLLSQAFSHVTPAFAYHEKHDSESEADFVARLAAELEAEFQRLGPDTVAAFIAEPVVGATAGCVPAPEGYFRAVSEICRRHGALVILDEVMCGMGRTGTRHAWEQEGIAPDIQAIAKGLGGGYQPIGAMLASDRIIDTIRQGSGSFQHGHTYLAHPLACAAALEVQRVIDDENLLERVKDLGGQLERRLTERFGNHRHVGDIRGRGLFQAIELVADRASREPFDPALKLNARIKAAAFERGLACYPAGGTADGRRGDHVLLAPPYISTSEDIDMIVDRLGQAVDAALKSIGH
- a CDS encoding pentapeptide repeat-containing protein, which translates into the protein MLFRLAFALVSMTALLVNPIDAVSQDMLRSVDLNSPEMSTSEMTRAEVEALLKAAPQDAAGQRSADLQGKRLSHLDLSGLDFSGGNLRLAKFIGTSLKGARFDRAILNQAWLIDADLTEASLAKASLLGTQMQRARLGGADLSGARITADLSGASLIGAKLAGADLSADMRNQSMGLMRGVLKSADLRNADLNGANLSRADLEFAKLQNANLANCDLNHADLAGADLSDANLAGADFTGTDLASALLPSAAALAQTRNLDRARNLNLARKLR
- a CDS encoding aspartate/glutamate racemase family protein, with translation MRITLVHALKHSIVPIEASFMKLWPEARLMNLMDDSLSADLARDGGLSDAMTERFLGLGRYAVGTGSDAILFTCSAFGPCIEAVARAHAPMPVLKPNEAMIEQAAAKGKRIGLLSSFPPTLASMPREFPPSIQIVPKLAEGAMAALDRGDRATHDRLVVEASKELRDCDLIALAQYSMAPAAEQVAAATGRPVLTTPDSAVMKLKEMLGVR
- a CDS encoding amino acid ABC transporter substrate-binding protein, whose protein sequence is MKRIFIATGLLATCSLAASAATLDTIKQRGTLVCGVSAGFAGFSTPDSQGNYKGLDVDYCRALAAGVLGDASKVRYVALTAQNRFTALQSGEIDVLYRNSTQTYLRGVTLGLRQGPVNFYDGQGFVVRADSGVKDLKGLNGATVCVAQGTTHEVTLGDYGRANGIEWKPLVFDRTDTMLQTFFGGRCDAMTQDASALAGSVTTQAQNPADYTVLPQTISKEPLGPFTRGGDDVWTDIIAWLHYGLIEAEELGVTAANADEMTKSTTPAIQRLLGSAGDLGSRLGLDNKWMLQAIKAGGNYGEMFERNVGKASPLKLERGLNATWTKGGLMYALPFK